From the Musa acuminata AAA Group cultivar baxijiao chromosome BXJ1-2, Cavendish_Baxijiao_AAA, whole genome shotgun sequence genome, one window contains:
- the LOC135612061 gene encoding LOB domain-containing protein 36-like — protein MSSNAPCGACKFLRRKCTPNCLFAPYFPTDQVTNFVYVHRMFGASKLARMLGDLNPAQRQDAVNTLVYEAEARLREPVYGCAGYICLLQQRLERIQNELYNVEKELATYIDPAAFDPFLPPPHHQHQDQHGHHHRQGFYPSSTATYGVLGMGTIAGLGVAAPGTSHYPQILIPEQAQQQQPQPPRIVEAQQMAMAALAAAREQDMLRSFEQQQELARFNSEFLDSGQGYNKIDYGTMVSAMPAGSSCELPLVPAQPFELSFAVHPQHYPEQQPQQQQWQTQTQHHRDQSHYGRSDIGPSY, from the coding sequence ATGTCATCGAACGCGCCGTGCGGGGCCTGCAAGTTCCTGCGGCGAAAGTGCACGCCGAATTGCTTGTTTGCACCATACTTTCCGACGGATCAGGTGACGAACTTCGTGTATGTGCACCGCATGTTTGGGGCAAGCAAATTGGCGCGCATGCTCGGTGACCTGAACCCCGCGCAGCGACAGGATGCCGTCAATACGCTGGTCTATGAAGCGGAGGCGCGGCTCCGCGAGCCCGTTTATGGCTGTGCGGGCTACATCTGCCTTCTCCAACAGAGGCTCGAGCGAATCCAGAATGAACTCTACAACGTCGAGAAAGAGCTTGCCACCTACATCGACCCTGCTGCCTTCGATCCCTTCCTCCCCCCTCCCCACCACCAGCATCAGGACCAACacggccaccaccaccgccaaggGTTCTATCCTTCGTCCACAGCGACCTACGGCGTCCTGGGAATGGGGACCATTGCGGGGCTTGGTGTTGCCGCACCCGGCACATCGCACTACCCGCAGATCTTGATACCTGAACaggcgcagcagcagcagccgcagccgccgcggATAGTGGAGGCGCAACAAATGGCCATGGCTGCTTTGGCTGCAGCGAGAGAGCAAGACATGCTGAGGAGCTTCGAGCAGCAGCAAGAACTGGCCAGATTCAATTCCGAGTTTCTGGACAGTGGTCAGGGCTATAATAAGATCGATTATGGCACCATGGTGTCTGCAATGCCGGCGGGGTCGTCCTGTGAGCTCCCGCTGGTTCCGGCGCAGCCATTCGAGTTGTCATTTGCTGTGCATCCTCAGCACTACCCCGAACAGCAACCCCAGCAGCAGCAGTGGCAGACACAGACGCAGCACCATAGAGACCAGAGCCATTACGGGAGGAGTGACATCGGTCCGTCATATTGA